In Solanum stenotomum isolate F172 chromosome 6, ASM1918654v1, whole genome shotgun sequence, one DNA window encodes the following:
- the LOC125868078 gene encoding uncharacterized protein LOC125868078 isoform X1, with translation MEATAASETSDGPVLNVINKRIRALRKKHNRILQMEESLANGKTLNKEQEETFRSKTSVVAAIDELEKLRQPLAAAVTEEINLATQHHLVSAADSPDEKLAGKDDNSCVEVEDLLNIIYFGSMFAHANWGKNDFVSTMWKRAMHERACCLNYDCMPEDESTDVMDMLSEKDLDLISMLSELLICRPVNSTLSHKHALQACFEHAKLWITKSDQHIAPESDATYAGLRSKLNKIMSSLYFTTEPVFRVEQAVAEYESYQEETGLPVNATGQVESPVERYQEKEGEHVNSQADKSSEIHDSSAKDLPQEENLSEQRAEPEEVGHEGEGVEDPKDANVDNQQSVPRRSNQHFRGNRGGGRRGYNNGRGGRGRGRSYYDDHNPYYDQPGNYYPRNYPNYRGRGGRGSRGDGNYSHYASGDQAGNVPAFS, from the exons ATGGAGGCCACGGCGGCGTCTGAAACCTCCGATGGACCTGTCTTGAACGTGATCAACAAGCGCATCCGTGCCCTCCGCAAGAAACACAACCGCATTCTCCAGATGGAAGAATCTCTCGCTAATGGAAAAACCCTTAACAAGGAGCAAGAAGAAACTTTCCGCTCAAAAACCAGCGTTGTTGCTGCCATAGACGAGCTCGAGAAGCTTCGTCAGCCACTAGCTGCTGCTGTAACGGAAGAAATCAACCTTGCTACTCAACACCATCTCGTTTCTGCTGCGGATTCCCCAGATGAGAAATTAGCTGGAAAAGACGATAACAGTTGTGTTGAGGTTGAGGATTTGCttaacattatttattttggtaGCATGTTTGCTCATGCGAATTGGGggaaaaatgattttgtttCAACTATGTGGAAAAGGGCTATGCATGAGAGGGCTTGTTGTTTGAACTATGATTGCATGCCGGAAGATGAGTCGACGGATGTGATGGATATGTTGTCGGAGAAGGACTTGGATTTAATCTCCATGCTTAGTGAGCTACTCATTTGTCGTCCTGTTAACTCTACTTTGTCGCACAAGCACGCCCTTCAGGCTTGCTTTGAGCATGCCAAGCTGTGGATAACAAAGTCTGATCAGCACATTGCACCAGAATCAGATGCTACTT ATGCTGGTTTGAGATCCAAGTTGAACAAGATCATGTCTTCGTTGTATTTTACAACAGAACCTGTTTTTCGAGTGGAACAGGCTGTTGCTGAGTATGAGTCTTATCAGGAAGAGACGGGTTTGCCTGTCAATGCAACTGGGCAGGTGGAGAGTCCAGTTGAGCGCTATCAAGAGAAG GAAGGGGAACATGTAAATTCTCAAGCTGACAAATCTAGCGAAATTCACGATAGCTCTGCAAAAGATCTCCCCCAG GAGGAGAACTTGTCCGAGCAACGTGCTGAACCAGAAGAAGTTGGACATGAGGGAGAAGGTGTTGAGGATCCGAAGGATGCAAATGTTGATAATCAACAATCGGTTCCCCGGAGGTCCAATCAGCATTTCAGGGGTAATCGTGGTGGAGGCCGTCGTGGATACAACAATGGCCGTGGAGGCCGTGGCAGAGGACGGTCTTACTATGATGACCACAACCCATACTATGATCAACCTGGTAATTATTACCCCAGGAATTATCCTAATTATCGGGGAAGGGGTGGTAGGGGTAGCCGTGGTGATGGGAATTATAGCCACTATGCTTCAGGTGATCAAGCTGGAAATGTCCCCGCTTTTTCATGA
- the LOC125868078 gene encoding uncharacterized protein LOC125868078 isoform X2 — MEATAASETSDGPVLNVINKRIRALRKKHNRILQMEESLANGKTLNKEQEETFRSKTSVVAAIDELEKLRQPLAAAVTEEINLATQHHLVSAADSPDEKLAGKDDNSCVEVEDLLNIIYFGSMFAHANWGKNDFVSTMWKRAMHERACCLNYDCMPEDESTDVMDMLSEKDLDLISMLSELLICRPVNSTLSHKHALQACFEHAKLWITKSDQHIAPESDATYAGLRSKLNKIMSSLYFTTEPVFRVEQAVAEYESYQEETGLPVNATGQVESPVERYQEKEGEHVNSQADKSSEIHDSSAKDLPQENLSEQRAEPEEVGHEGEGVEDPKDANVDNQQSVPRRSNQHFRGNRGGGRRGYNNGRGGRGRGRSYYDDHNPYYDQPGNYYPRNYPNYRGRGGRGSRGDGNYSHYASGDQAGNVPAFS; from the exons ATGGAGGCCACGGCGGCGTCTGAAACCTCCGATGGACCTGTCTTGAACGTGATCAACAAGCGCATCCGTGCCCTCCGCAAGAAACACAACCGCATTCTCCAGATGGAAGAATCTCTCGCTAATGGAAAAACCCTTAACAAGGAGCAAGAAGAAACTTTCCGCTCAAAAACCAGCGTTGTTGCTGCCATAGACGAGCTCGAGAAGCTTCGTCAGCCACTAGCTGCTGCTGTAACGGAAGAAATCAACCTTGCTACTCAACACCATCTCGTTTCTGCTGCGGATTCCCCAGATGAGAAATTAGCTGGAAAAGACGATAACAGTTGTGTTGAGGTTGAGGATTTGCttaacattatttattttggtaGCATGTTTGCTCATGCGAATTGGGggaaaaatgattttgtttCAACTATGTGGAAAAGGGCTATGCATGAGAGGGCTTGTTGTTTGAACTATGATTGCATGCCGGAAGATGAGTCGACGGATGTGATGGATATGTTGTCGGAGAAGGACTTGGATTTAATCTCCATGCTTAGTGAGCTACTCATTTGTCGTCCTGTTAACTCTACTTTGTCGCACAAGCACGCCCTTCAGGCTTGCTTTGAGCATGCCAAGCTGTGGATAACAAAGTCTGATCAGCACATTGCACCAGAATCAGATGCTACTT ATGCTGGTTTGAGATCCAAGTTGAACAAGATCATGTCTTCGTTGTATTTTACAACAGAACCTGTTTTTCGAGTGGAACAGGCTGTTGCTGAGTATGAGTCTTATCAGGAAGAGACGGGTTTGCCTGTCAATGCAACTGGGCAGGTGGAGAGTCCAGTTGAGCGCTATCAAGAGAAG GAAGGGGAACATGTAAATTCTCAAGCTGACAAATCTAGCGAAATTCACGATAGCTCTGCAAAAGATCTCCCCCAG GAGAACTTGTCCGAGCAACGTGCTGAACCAGAAGAAGTTGGACATGAGGGAGAAGGTGTTGAGGATCCGAAGGATGCAAATGTTGATAATCAACAATCGGTTCCCCGGAGGTCCAATCAGCATTTCAGGGGTAATCGTGGTGGAGGCCGTCGTGGATACAACAATGGCCGTGGAGGCCGTGGCAGAGGACGGTCTTACTATGATGACCACAACCCATACTATGATCAACCTGGTAATTATTACCCCAGGAATTATCCTAATTATCGGGGAAGGGGTGGTAGGGGTAGCCGTGGTGATGGGAATTATAGCCACTATGCTTCAGGTGATCAAGCTGGAAATGTCCCCGCTTTTTCATGA